The proteins below are encoded in one region of Micromonospora sp. DSM 45708:
- a CDS encoding golvesin C-terminal-like domain-containing protein: MATIPWLVDVLRAAGVQVVVEGDWLNRARPGSFDPIGVLWHHTAATSSATNPHPALNICINGRPDLAGPLCQALVDYHGVFHVISAGRCNHAGVSGGSGPIPAGDGNTLMIGWEIDYNGVDQRMTTAQYTASIAATAAVLTRLGRDSSYARGHRETSTTGKIDPSFIDLNTMRADVAAKMSGGGGGWSSVVDNATAGRFSASGNWGVSSFSGQRYGADYRYADPVAASDAAWYRFNIPRTGNYRVEAWWPANSGYNASTPYVVATTTGNRTVYVDQRATGGQWRNLGTFTLAAGDADRVAVSRWSSAAGLVIADAVRLTEV, translated from the coding sequence ATGGCCACCATTCCCTGGCTGGTGGACGTGCTGCGGGCCGCCGGCGTGCAGGTCGTCGTGGAGGGTGACTGGCTCAACCGGGCCCGCCCCGGCTCGTTCGACCCGATCGGCGTGCTCTGGCACCACACCGCGGCCACCTCCAGCGCCACCAACCCGCACCCGGCGCTCAACATCTGCATCAACGGTCGCCCCGACCTGGCCGGCCCGCTCTGCCAGGCGCTCGTCGACTACCACGGCGTGTTCCACGTGATCTCCGCCGGCCGGTGCAACCACGCCGGCGTCAGCGGCGGCAGCGGGCCGATCCCGGCCGGCGACGGCAACACGTTGATGATCGGCTGGGAGATCGACTACAACGGTGTGGACCAGCGGATGACCACCGCGCAGTACACCGCCAGCATCGCCGCCACCGCCGCCGTGCTCACCCGGCTCGGCAGAGACTCCAGCTATGCCCGTGGGCACCGGGAGACCAGCACCACCGGCAAGATCGACCCGTCCTTCATCGACCTGAACACGATGCGGGCCGACGTCGCGGCGAAGATGTCCGGCGGTGGCGGCGGCTGGTCCTCGGTCGTGGACAACGCGACCGCCGGCCGGTTCTCCGCCAGCGGCAACTGGGGCGTCTCGTCGTTCTCCGGGCAGCGCTACGGCGCCGACTACCGCTACGCCGACCCGGTCGCCGCGAGTGACGCCGCCTGGTACAGGTTCAACATCCCGCGCACCGGCAACTACCGGGTCGAGGCGTGGTGGCCGGCGAACTCGGGCTACAACGCCTCGACGCCGTACGTCGTGGCCACCACCACCGGCAACCGGACCGTCTACGTCGACCAGCGGGCGACCGGCGGGCAGTGGCGCAACCTCGGCACGTTCACGCTGGCGGCCGGCGACGCCGACCGGGTGGCGGTCAGCCGGTGGAGCTCCGCCGCCGGCCTGGTCATCGCCGACGCGGTCCGGCTCACCGAGGTCTGA